aggacaatggatcttggaatgctccaatccacataagtctacttgaggacgttcaaggtagcatgtaaacaatggatgctacctgtaaaaactgtcaCATGTCCACGCATGACtcacttgcccaggtgactcctaaacttcatcttggagctggactttgcataggagtgaggagggggtctctacccacaagagaaagtctatttaaacccctgggagacccctccattttgtcttcagctggctaaagagagagcatctccaccccctcaggatacttggaagaaactggaacacagggcagtgactgcaaggggtgtgagtgattgctggacccaggctaaaaggagattagtccgtaaaagggagcattctggaactggcgaggatcttatctgtactcagtttgattagacagatTTGCGcatcttattttattttgcttggtgacttactttgttctgtctgttactacttggaattacttaaatcctactttctgtatttaataaaatcactttttacttaactcagagtatgtattaatacctgggggagcaagcaACTGTGCATATccctctatcggtgttatagaggcgaacaatttatgagtttaccctgtataagctttatacagggtaaacggttttatttgggtttagaccccattgggagttgggcatctgagggttgacttctgttagctgctttcaggtaaacctgcagctttggggtaagtaattcagaccctgggtctttgttggagcagatgggcatgtctggctcagcaagacaaggtcctggagtcctgagctggcagggaaagcaggggtagaagtagtcttggcacatcaggtggcagctcccaagagggtttctgtgatccaacccgtcacataggCACCTTTAAGTCATCATACTGGCTGATTCCTCAGCAGGAATTTGCAGGTGGTTGCTGATACTTTTGTGCCAATCAAGTGAATCTGCCCCAGTTACTGATTTTAGCCCCTGACCTTTTTGAAACATTTGAACCTCAGGCTGAAGAGGCTGGACACCACTGACAGTCAATGAAgaataaaaattggaaaaaaaaaaaatctatatatgaTTGGGGCTCCCTGTCTGCCAGTGTCACTTGTCACTATTGGCAACATGCTAACAGTTGAGGAGGAATCAGTAAGTTTTAATCAAACTTTGCATTATGTTTCAGACAACTTGAAGTTTAGACACTAAATAGATCAGCTTCCATACCATATGACTAACAGAGTGcaccctgttttttaaaaagtttaacacagtagttctcaaacttttggactggtgacccctttcacatagcaagcctctgaatgtgaccccccttataaattaaacacttttttatacatttaacaccattataaatactggatgcaaagcagggtttggggtggaggctgacagcttgtgaccccccccgccccatgtaataacctcgcaaccccctgaggggtcccgacccccagtttgagaacccctggtttaacaTTTTATTCACTGAGTCAGATAATTTAAGGTTAACTGAAAGAAATAGAGTATTCAATCTTACCAACAACTGACTTTGGAAGATTTTCAGTATTCTTCATAATATCTGCTACTGTGTGTCGTAACTCATCCTTAGGctggaagaaaagttgcttccaTTAATGGACCATATAGTCCCTACTTAGTTATTCTAGAGTTTAATGtggaaattaaaaataaggtGATGCAGTCTGCATCACCTTAAGTTATATTATGAACATTACAATTGATTAACTGTATTATAAACAGACttagaaagattagatttttattggtaaatgttgatttcaacaTGTGCGCTTGCACACACGGACACaaaatgatgaaaaatatttccatcaatcacaaccaaaatttacagataggcaaagtcaGAAACATGCTGGTTGAgaacttagtttgatttaaggatatttagtGTATATATTTTGATATGCGAcattgacaatttgtatttttaaacaattacAAAGCtttaaactttttgaatctcagcatccaTGGTCATTAAATAATTCTCCCCACAATTTCCCGCAACCTGAAAAtttaaacccaaaacaaaaccaacaactgAAAATGTAAGggataaaaactgaaaaaatgcttaaacattgatattatccatcaaaattgtACAAACAAATCAAATTCTGCTAAGCCTAATTATAAATCCTTATGTTAATGCAGTATGAACATGAGTCAAAGTGTGCAAGCAAAGATTGCAACATCAACTTTGCCACACTGCATATGATTCATCCTGTACAATGTGGTAGCATTACTGTTCCTGCTGGAACCTGAATTTTTGCATACAAGTCTTGTGTttcttttgcaaccttaatgttagCAAATCCTATAAATAAAAGTAACAAGAACATCTAAGTAACATTAGAagttagagacaaggtgggtgaggtaaaattgttattggaacaacttctgttggagagagagagagagagagagataagcttttgagctacacagtgcTCTTCGGGtcttcagtgtcacagctaaatacaagatcaatcTGATAGAtattctaaggcagtggttttcaaactgtgggtcacgaccCAGAACTGGGTCATGGAACGGAAGGGACTGGGTTgcggcggctccggtcagcaccgctgacgggGCCGTTAAATGTCCCGTAATGGTGCTGcttggctaaggcaggctagtccctacctgtttcTACACCGCGttgcgccctggaagcggccagcagcaggtccagccccgcctaggagccgcacatgctgctggctgcttccagggcgcagcgcggtctGTTGTACCAaaacaggcgggaagcctgcctctgcaccccggctgcgccactgactgggcgccgccggaggtaagcccacaccccaaccccctgccccagccgtgagccccacccacccagagccccctcctgcaccccaaacccctcatccccagctctgctagtTAGCAGGcaccaattttcttcaactgggtcaccagaaaaaaaaaaaaaacatttgaaaaccactgttctaagggatcattcaaggtaaagtggcccATAAAAAACTCCTGTAGTCATACAACAAAAAGGGAGGGCTAGTGTATTACAGATTGTTGtcatgagccataaaaccagtgtctttattaagaccattatttttagtgtctagcaaagttatgaatttaagctcccaggcttacATTTGGAACCCActaacctttcccccccccccttgtcatACGACTACAGGTGCCTTAGCAGGCCACTTCACATTAAATCATCCCTtcaaacagtggttctcaaccttttttcatttgcaaacccCTAAAATTTTGAATGGGGGTGaagacctctttggaaatctattgtctgtatatatagttgaattctgttcagtcagttttcagtctaaatcTTTTGTGGCCTATGTCAaaggcagaggtccccaaagtgtggggtgcACCCCCCAGGGGCCTTCAGGGGGATGTGGCGAgtctgggccagcccccatggggggcagggagggagcaccaccccacccctccccagccacagccTCAGCTCCCATCCTCGTGCTTGGCCCCACCTGCAGCCTCGGCATGGCTCCACTGCCAGCCCTCACTGAGGCCCAGTTGCAACTTCGCTCCTGCCATCACCCCCAACCTTGGCCCCTAGCAGCGGCTCAGTCACCAgacccatccctgcagccccagctttgGCCCCCTTACCCCGTCCATGccgcccccacccacccttcACTCTAGGAGGAAGCAGGGGGGCGCagccctcaaaagtttggggaccagtgGTCCCCGGGGTTGAGAaccataagtagttagcacatattccatctgtttgatcttgtatttagctgtgactccGAGTGcccttcccagccctgaagaagacctctgtgtagcttgaaagcttgtctttctcactcacagaagttggtccaataaaaagatattacttcacccaccttgtctctctaatatcctgggatcaacacagctacatcAATATTGCATACATTAGAAGTTATAGTTTTTCATCATTTTTCCTAGAAGTAATTTTGATGCTCATTTCTCTCCCCTTGAAAAGTAATAGTTGCTGTTTACTGAAGTTGCAGCATAAATGCAAAGATTCACAATTGCAACAAGGTTATAAAGCTTGTATGTTTAATTAATTAACTCAATATAAGTGAGCCACCCCTTTTTACTAGAAGCAGCCAGTGTTAATatatagaacagggatcggcaacctttggcacgcagctcgccagggtaagccccctggcgggccaggccggtttgattatctgccgcgtccacaggttcagacgatcgcggctcccactggccacagtttgccactccaggccaatgggggcggtgggaagcggcacgggccgagggatgtgctggccgccgcttcgcgccgcccccattggcctgggatggtgaaccgcagccagtgagagccgcgatcggccgaacctgcgaacacagcaggtaaacaaaccggccccgcCCGCCAGGGGCCTTActctggcgagctgcatgccaaaggttgccgatccctgatatagaaCAGGGATAGTCTATTTttggtcaaggtccaaatttcttggtcaaggtatagtcaaggtctaAACTCCAGAGAAAATGATTTTTATAAACAACATcgataaataaaaagattttggggtccattaAAAAGCATCTTGTgttctggatttggcccatggtcagCCTATTGACCTCTGATGTAGAAGTTCTTCTGCATGCACCCGTTTTTACATCCATCACTCTTTTTCACTGCAAAAATCCCAAGATTCCGCTTCTCACCTGTGCTCCTGCCAGAATAGCCTCCTCATAAACAGCAATGATCTTTTCAATTGGGCCCAGCTGTTCAAGACGCATGCGACACACCCAGTATTTTGCAAGTTTTTTCGCATCTGGAACACTCTGAATCAGCTTTTCCAGCATTGCACGTACTTCATCCCCAGGAAAACCCTAATATTTACATAAAATGACAGGAAGACTGAATCCTAATAAACATATTCCAAGGTAGTGACTATACAGTTGTTACTGAAAACTTGTATTTGCTTCTGTTTTTTCTAGTGACCCTGAATAAATTGGTAgtaatgaaaaatatttacattcaCCTAGTCTTCAAAATGAAATTGTCTGTACAGAGTGTTAGGAAATAGGAAATCATTTCTCTTCTCCAAGTTCTAGAAGCATCACTTTTTAGGTAACTTTTGTAAAAAGGTTCAATAAAATTAATGAAGTAACAAGTGGACTATGGAATTACTTCCTTTCCTTTGATACTGGGCACCACATAAAAGTCAATTCTAGTGTGCATCTTGCTTCCTAAATCAGGTGGTTGGTTACTTGGGGCTGAATCACATGAGCCCtcagagcatgaaattactactgaagtcaatgggagttccatgCACTAAGGGCATACAGGATCATGATGTTAGTATACAACAAAATGAATACCTGTTCTGTTAAATGTAGACATTCCACAAGAGTTTTGTTGACATTTTCACTGAATAATCCTTGCTCATCCTCTTCTACTATGGTAGCCCAGAAAGACTCAACTGGTTCTTTTGGAGTTTCTTGTGATGTCTGTGTCTCAGACTGGGCTACTTGTAGCACAGTAGATGATGGCCTCTTTATCACTTTTCCTTTGGTTGCCTTCCATTCAGCCAGACGAATTCTGCATTTAAGTAAATCAGTATATTAGCATCTGTTGTAGAATAGCTTATTTTTCACCATATATACAAAGATTAAGATTAAGGCCAGTCAACACAAGTCACATAAAAACATACTTTGAGGGTAGATGAGGAAAGTCCTTAGAGAATTCTTAATTATCACCTCTCTCTAATCAAGCCATGCAGATATCACCTATGCATGGAAGCCTTTGAAACCTTGATGCCACTACTTCCATCTGCTAGAGATGTTTatgatcagcaagttgagacactTCTATCTTCTCTTGTCCAACAGCAGCAAAAAATTGAgggtataaaaacaaacaaaaacccaccaccaaCCCTGTTTTTCCTACATAGTGCAGAGAACTGCTTCTAAGCTACAGGGATGGCCCCATAAGTTTAGAGAACAAAAATTTGAACTGAGTTTATACTTATGAGAAGCACTAGACTGAGTCCTAAAGACAGAATccctttatccacagaacaggcagAACATAGGGTATGGCAGTGCAAGCACCCTACCATAGCAGACCTGGGTCCTATTCCAAAAGGGCCATTTCTTAAGAGTATACATCAGATTCTATCCCCATTTGAATCCTTTGGCTTCATACTGAAACTGCCAATTATTGCTAAATTACAGATATCTACTGGGATAACTGCACCAAGAATACCAATTCATTTCATACAGGCCACCAGCCATAAGCTGGTAACAACTGTCTCTAATTATCTAGACTGGATTCAGATCTCTGATCTAGAGCTGAAAAACACTATTCTATTAGTGAATGAAGCAATCTAGTTCTCCTCCCCTATTACACAGTTTCTAATAAATATTACATTCTACGTACATCATGCACTAAGCTATTTTTTGTAAGTTGCTGTTTGGCTGTGGTTTGATTACATGTACACCAGCGTCAGGTTTGCCAAGGCCAACACAACACAAGAAGGCCTGAAACACTGGAGATGTGTTTCTCTGATGCTGCAGAAACTACAACGAAGCAGGACAAGTTGAGAGCCTAAAATGCTGCTACAATATCTGAATTCTACTCCTCAGTTTTAAATCTTGGTTTCTTTAGTCTGATGGCTTTCAACCAGAAAAAGGTAGTTTGCAGTTCTGAGCACAAGAATGTCTATATATAAACTTACTAGTGGACCTAAAAACAATATGATCACATCCACTCACAGCTGAAACAAGTCTATTGAGAtccgttggggggaggggaaggagagggagtcacctttaaaaaaaaaaaaaaaaaaaaaaaaccacatacacAGAATTTGATTAATCCAGTTACCTTCTCTCTTCTGTTGATTCTTTTGGCAGAACGTATTTTCTGTTGCCAGCTTTTGAATCCTGGGTGGCCTTGGTACCACAGGTTACAGAAATAGACTTTGCTGAAGTTCCTAATCTGACATCTCTGAGTGGAACCTCAGTTCTCTTTGCCCCAGGCACAGAAGGGGGCTTAGCATTGTGAAGAGCTGTCTTTAATGATGGTGGCCCACTTCTATCAGGCTTTTTTTGGACAGTCATATTATTTACAGACACACTTGTGACTATTTGTTTCTCCTTGTTCTGGATGGACTTTGAGTGGGTGCTATGAGAAGCCCTCACAGGTGGTCTCTTCTGCAAGGGGGTGGCATGTATAGGTTTAGCAGCACTAGCCAAATTTGTGGCTCTAATATTATTTATGACTGCATTATTGCTGCTGGTGGATGATGGTCTCACTGCTGGTTTGGTGGCAGGAGCTATAGGTTTCTTGTTTGCCAAAGAACTCTTTGCAGCCTCATTTTCTAGTGTTTTTCGGAAGGAGTTTATCTTCGATGGGATAACCTTGCCACAATATGAGCCAGGCACATGTTTCTTTGGCAGGCTGGCATCAGAGTTCTGCTTGTCTGCAATCAGTTGCTTCTCTTTGATGTTTCTTTTGTGCAGGAAGGACTGGCTAAATGACACATGATAAGTTTTTATTTCAACAGCTTCATCTTTGGAAGTGTTAATAGCTGAACTAAAATCTTCAGGACTGCAATTTGTTCCTACAGTTGAGTTTGTCAATATGGTAGTAGTTTTCAAGGTTTCATCCTTTGAAGAAGCAGTGTTTTTTTTCAGAGTGTTGTTTGATTGAGTCCATGGAGGTCTATTAGCATTTTCTTTATCTTCCTGAAATTGGAAggaacatgaaaaaaatattaaaaatgcgtAACATAGGGCAATAATCTGCATTTCATTTCAGCAATTTATAAGCTTTCCAATCAGTAGTAGGCTTATAAGACTTTGGGGGAAATTAATAATACTGTAAGTTGGTCTTGAAGAAAATGGGGATGCATCACACCTACAAGGGAGTCAAACAAGGGGAATATGAACTGTTATTTCTACTTGCCACTGCAAAATCTTCACCCAAGCATTGAATAAGGATAAGAGAGGCAACTGTTTCTAGAATCTaaagctgtggttctcaaccagggtgtGACACACTATGCCTCAGGGGGagtgccctgtaacccccatattcatcatttataTACAATTGTGATATTTTATATAAagtatgccatgtgaggtatcaggggaaaggttatgatctgctgaaagccatggttctatctaaatatgtatatcattagtgcatatgaagttatgaaattGTGTTGCATGGTTGGTACTAAGACATGCTGAGAGTTGGGGAATTGCCCAGATATTAGATCCCTAGAGACAAGGACAAGGGAACTAACCAACGCCCAGGCcggtgtcaaacaaccatcaacagccattgtccagcaaggaagctacaatgcaatgactcacttgcacaagccacaccaggggaattgctcaaccttgcctggtgacTCAACAATGCCCATCAgatatgcctggacttgtgttctccaagcacatggactgagggtataaaatagAACACAGTGGCCTCATGCTTGGCCTTTTCTCCTTGCCTCATCTATggtgcaagcaacaaggacatccagaagactccaacagagaagactggcccaggtttcaagggtgaaacctgtgtactatgaactgcaatgtccagtggggtgagaaaaactgcttaacctagaatgttgcccagtctaatagggttgagagtttagactgcatgcttatattttattttatgttggtaactaactgactttttgctcatcacttaaaatctatcttttgtagtcaaactggttttactgtttatctttaccagtgagtttgcctgaagtgtttggtaaatctgctcaggttcacaaaggctggtgtatatcaactttccattgatgaagtggtgaaccaattaataaacttgcactgcTTGTCTTGAGCAAAGCACGACGGTATATTCTTGAGGTACAAGActaggagctggggggatttggctggtgcctttctccatgtgattcatgagtgggctctgggagcattcatgcaatctagctgggtggggggggggctccacatgcagttgttctgagtgataacagcgcctggagggggtTGCTGCtcgtcactagcaaagcattgagagagacagcccaggctggagagttaagaggGCACAGGGGTCCCAGGCtgtaccccagggatcccatcacatAGGGGCCCGATTTttctcaaactttaaaaaaagaatacaaagaccaaacatggaaaatttcagccaaaaattaTTTCCTGAAGTTATGAGTATGTGAAGACAGGATATCAGAATGGAATTTATTCCACAGTTTGAACTATAGGTGTCACAGTAAAATAATTCCATTAATCAGTCCTTTCAGTCTCTTAGTAGTCAGTTCAGAAGGCTTATCCTGTACTGGAGAAAAAATATTGGGATACAGTATATTCATAAAGATAGCACTTCCTAAGGCTCTGCAGGAGCACAGATTAACTGGTTAGTGTGAACGAAATCTTAATCATTTACTGCTACATGTGTACAATTTCTTCCATGTTGTGGAAGTCACTTATGTTAATGCTAAACAAGCAGTTTTACCAGTGTCTATcagttatgtaaaggaaaaaaaccctcataCAAACTTACCAT
The Emys orbicularis isolate rEmyOrb1 chromosome 1, rEmyOrb1.hap1, whole genome shotgun sequence DNA segment above includes these coding regions:
- the CKAP2 gene encoding cytoskeleton-associated protein 2, translating into MSGRLPPQLPATRRAEPAYREQRRQKVEEYLLRKKAISGLLIQEKRTNISNNRTGKAASDKPEDKIKVLKSAKQKMEDKENANRPPWTQSNNTLKKNTASSKDETLKTTTILTNSTVGTNCSPEDFSSAINTSKDEAVEIKTYHVSFSQSFLHKRNIKEKQLIADKQNSDASLPKKHVPGSYCGKVIPSKINSFRKTLENEAAKSSLANKKPIAPATKPAVRPSSTSSNNAVINNIRATNLASAAKPIHATPLQKRPPVRASHSTHSKSIQNKEKQIVTSVSVNNMTVQKKPDRSGPPSLKTALHNAKPPSVPGAKRTEVPLRDVRLGTSAKSISVTCGTKATQDSKAGNRKYVLPKESTEERRIRLAEWKATKGKVIKRPSSTVLQVAQSETQTSQETPKEPVESFWATIVEEDEQGLFSENVNKTLVECLHLTEQGFPGDEVRAMLEKLIQSVPDAKKLAKYWVCRMRLEQLGPIEKIIAVYEEAILAGAQPKDELRHTVADIMKNTENLPKSVVEECVKEEVISKEANSSVENVEEVFKELNLNDEEKAETSNEVIKKEETDSSLKSRQETLPKESKKHRTKYKEQTKKSENYKTEDIIKDANLEFKTPEKEKEGSYLIKYNLSTTPYLESVKKKMQCEANDSAVKDIKFLTPVRRSRRLQEKLCKLPDMLKDHDPCVSSLEQLGELGAVNNAFIYRQNSALQEPITHLEEQEE